The following coding sequences lie in one Synechococcus sp. PCC 7336 genomic window:
- a CDS encoding sll0787 family AIR synthase-like protein, which produces MLAAVVEQVRQSFGLRQKQDIQWAARYLASTSRGIAMGDDCAAIADGDSYLLLAAEGLWPQFVSDEPWFAGWCGVMVNVSDIYAMGGTPIAVVDTLWCQSPAASAPLWEGLRAAANAYGVPIVGGHTNCHSPYDGLSVAILGRATHPISSFTARPGDCLMVAVDLQGQRFKRYPFWNAATQADPARLRSQLALLPQLAEMELCNSGKDISMGGVLGTALMLLEASRVGADLSMEAIPRPSDIPLSEWLHCFPSYGFLLSVSPPNAPTVRDLFLQQELSCEVVGTVAGDRQVCLHSGQQSALLWDFEREALTGFAGESCP; this is translated from the coding sequence GTGCTAGCCGCTGTTGTGGAGCAAGTGCGTCAGTCGTTCGGCCTTCGGCAAAAACAGGATATTCAATGGGCTGCTCGCTATCTTGCTTCGACCTCTCGCGGGATCGCGATGGGGGATGACTGTGCGGCGATCGCCGATGGCGACTCCTATTTGCTGCTAGCCGCTGAGGGTCTGTGGCCGCAGTTCGTCAGCGATGAACCCTGGTTTGCCGGCTGGTGTGGGGTGATGGTGAATGTCAGCGATATCTATGCGATGGGGGGCACCCCGATCGCTGTTGTGGATACCCTGTGGTGTCAGAGCCCTGCTGCTAGCGCTCCCCTCTGGGAGGGGTTGCGAGCTGCCGCTAATGCCTATGGCGTCCCGATTGTGGGGGGGCACACCAACTGTCACAGTCCTTATGATGGCCTGTCAGTGGCGATCTTGGGCCGAGCCACCCACCCCATTTCCAGCTTTACAGCGCGGCCAGGGGACTGTCTGATGGTGGCCGTCGATTTGCAGGGGCAGCGGTTCAAACGCTATCCCTTTTGGAATGCAGCAACGCAGGCCGATCCCGCTCGCCTGCGATCGCAGTTAGCTCTGTTGCCCCAACTGGCCGAGATGGAACTGTGCAATAGCGGTAAAGACATCAGTATGGGGGGCGTTTTAGGCACGGCGCTGATGTTGCTGGAAGCCTCGCGGGTGGGTGCGGACCTGAGCATGGAGGCCATCCCGCGCCCATCCGATATACCCCTGTCGGAGTGGTTGCACTGTTTCCCCAGCTACGGTTTTTTGTTGAGTGTCAGTCCCCCAAATGCCCCGACTGTCAGGGACTTGTTTTTGCAGCAGGAGTTGAGTTGCGAGGTTGTCGGCACGGTTGCGGGCGATCGGCAGGTGTGCCTCCACTCAGGTCAGCAGTCGGCGCTGTTGTGGGATTTCGAGCGAGAAGCCCTGACGGGATTTGCGGGGGAGTCCTGCCCGTGA
- a CDS encoding MSMEG_0568 family radical SAM protein: protein MNKQRLITELQSRGLNLCRDDLGVSGRKGGAGPSDHKAAIVDGTTVMVPVFTGTASQSPYSSRAIPQPQANRETPTATLTKAGEAIATVQFPPEPEFYSLTTADGIPYRKIALLHGRDVLATTVLQTCIRYGDRDTACQFCAIGESLASGQTIARKTPEQLAEVAEAAVRLDGVKHLVMTTGTPNGRDRGAAYLADCARAIKARVNLPIQAQCEPPDDFVWFERMKAAGIDSLGMHLEAVSAGVRARIMPGKAEVSVETYMEAFAAAVKVFGWGQVSTYLLAGLGDSLETLVETSDRLIALGVYPFVVPFVPISGTPLANHPAPKSDFMYSLYEAIGPKLQAAGMTSDSVKAGCAKCGACSALSTFES, encoded by the coding sequence GGTGTCCGGTCGCAAGGGGGGAGCGGGACCCTCCGACCACAAGGCCGCGATCGTGGATGGTACGACCGTGATGGTGCCAGTGTTTACAGGAACCGCCTCCCAGTCCCCCTACAGCTCCAGAGCAATTCCTCAACCCCAGGCCAACCGAGAAACTCCCACCGCCACCCTGACTAAGGCTGGCGAGGCGATCGCCACCGTTCAGTTCCCCCCCGAGCCCGAGTTTTACAGTCTGACCACTGCGGATGGCATTCCCTATCGAAAAATCGCCCTGCTGCACGGTCGAGATGTGCTGGCTACGACCGTCTTGCAAACTTGTATTCGCTATGGCGATCGCGACACTGCCTGCCAATTTTGTGCCATTGGCGAGTCTCTCGCCAGCGGGCAAACGATCGCGCGCAAAACACCCGAACAATTGGCGGAAGTGGCGGAGGCAGCGGTGCGGCTGGATGGGGTGAAGCATTTGGTGATGACCACCGGTACCCCGAACGGTCGCGATCGCGGCGCAGCCTATTTAGCCGACTGTGCCCGTGCCATTAAAGCGAGGGTGAATCTGCCCATTCAAGCCCAGTGCGAACCCCCGGACGATTTTGTCTGGTTCGAGCGTATGAAAGCAGCGGGCATCGACAGCTTGGGTATGCATTTGGAGGCCGTTTCTGCCGGGGTGAGAGCCCGCATTATGCCCGGAAAAGCGGAGGTTTCGGTGGAGACCTATATGGAGGCATTTGCCGCCGCAGTGAAGGTGTTTGGCTGGGGGCAAGTGAGTACTTACCTACTAGCAGGTTTGGGAGACAGTTTGGAGACTCTCGTGGAAACCAGCGATCGCCTCATTGCACTGGGGGTCTATCCCTTTGTGGTGCCCTTCGTGCCCATTTCCGGTACGCCGCTGGCCAACCATCCCGCCCCCAAGAGTGACTTTATGTATTCCCTTTACGAGGCGATCGGCCCCAAATTACAGGCAGCGGGCATGACCTCCGACTCAGTCAAGGCAGGATGCGCCAAATGTGGTGCTTGCTCGGCCTTATCTACGTTTGAGTCTTAA
- a CDS encoding MSMEG_0567/Sll0786 family nitrogen starvation N-acetyltransferase: protein MAQLSYTFELAQSPEHLRGYFNLRQSIFCDEQQLFSHSDIDRTDNIAYPIVALDRDWVAGDRVVGVVRIYEAEPRLWYGGRLGVHARFRRRGRIGQGLIQKAVTTANAWGCDRFLATVQWQNVRFFRRLHWTSLEEIALCGQRHHLMEADLNYYPLNPAPRMPQPLVLAEVS from the coding sequence ATGGCTCAACTCAGCTACACTTTCGAACTGGCCCAATCCCCCGAACACCTGCGGGGATATTTCAACTTGCGCCAGTCGATCTTTTGCGACGAGCAACAGCTTTTTAGCCACAGCGATATCGATCGCACGGACAATATTGCCTATCCCATCGTGGCGCTCGATCGCGACTGGGTGGCAGGCGATCGCGTCGTGGGCGTCGTGCGCATTTACGAAGCAGAACCGCGCCTGTGGTACGGCGGACGCTTGGGCGTCCATGCCAGATTTCGCCGCCGGGGACGAATCGGTCAAGGGCTGATTCAGAAAGCCGTGACCACTGCCAATGCTTGGGGATGCGATCGCTTTCTGGCCACCGTGCAATGGCAAAACGTCCGCTTCTTCCGCCGCCTCCATTGGACTTCTCTGGAAGAAATCGCGCTCTGCGGCCAGCGCCATCACCTGATGGAAGCCGACCTCAACTACTATCCCCTTAACCCCGCACCTCGCATGCCCCAGCCCCTCGTTCTAGCCGAGGTGTCTTAG
- a CDS encoding MSMEG_0565 family glycosyltransferase: MTPLRIALLTYSTQPRGGVIHAMELAEALYTLGHSVCLFALDKTGAGFPRPLNCEAVCVPAAPAPSDIGELVQWRIREYVDYFTKCDRPFDCYHAQDCLSANALVALRDRQIVPHVIRTVHHIDEFNSSYLRTCQDRSILEVDRCFCVSEYWQQQLRVHYGVEALQVANGVNLKRYSPQPSGRESALKQRLGMSQSPIFLTVGGIEPRKNSIRLLQAFARVLQQHPQAQLAIAGGATLFDYEAYRQEFFAEVERLKISVGQSLLLPGPIADADMADLYRCADVFVFPSLKEGWGLVALEAIASGLPAVTSNRPPFTEFLDRDRALLVDPESPEAIAEGMCRALDATVCQSLIQHSQAVVRHYSWATSAQLHLRHYRQVLSEFAKGVSHARNAI; this comes from the coding sequence GTGACCCCTTTGCGAATTGCCCTGCTCACCTATTCCACTCAACCTCGGGGCGGCGTCATTCACGCGATGGAACTGGCAGAAGCTCTTTATACCCTCGGACATTCAGTTTGTCTATTTGCCCTCGATAAAACTGGCGCTGGCTTCCCCCGTCCCCTCAACTGCGAGGCGGTCTGTGTCCCTGCAGCGCCTGCCCCCTCAGATATCGGCGAACTGGTGCAGTGGCGCATCCGAGAATATGTGGACTATTTCACAAAATGCGATCGCCCTTTTGACTGCTACCACGCCCAAGACTGTCTTAGTGCCAATGCTTTGGTTGCTCTGCGCGATCGCCAGATCGTCCCCCATGTCATCCGCACCGTTCACCACATTGACGAGTTCAACAGTTCCTATCTGAGGACCTGTCAAGATCGGTCGATTTTAGAGGTCGATCGCTGCTTCTGCGTGAGTGAGTACTGGCAGCAGCAGTTGCGCGTCCATTACGGGGTGGAAGCCCTCCAAGTGGCAAATGGCGTCAATCTAAAGCGATATTCCCCTCAACCCAGCGGGCGAGAATCTGCTTTAAAACAGCGCTTGGGAATGTCACAATCCCCTATTTTTCTGACCGTCGGCGGCATCGAACCCCGCAAAAATTCCATTCGGCTCCTGCAGGCATTTGCCCGGGTGTTGCAGCAGCATCCCCAAGCTCAATTGGCGATCGCGGGCGGAGCGACGTTATTTGACTACGAAGCCTATCGCCAGGAGTTTTTTGCCGAAGTCGAGCGCTTAAAGATTTCCGTCGGGCAATCGCTCCTCTTGCCGGGACCCATTGCCGATGCAGACATGGCCGATCTCTATCGCTGTGCGGATGTGTTTGTGTTTCCGTCGCTGAAAGAAGGCTGGGGGCTGGTGGCGCTGGAGGCGATCGCTTCTGGTTTACCGGCGGTCACCTCCAATCGCCCTCCCTTCACAGAGTTTCTCGATCGCGATCGCGCCCTGTTAGTCGATCCGGAATCGCCCGAGGCGATCGCTGAGGGGATGTGCAGAGCCCTCGATGCTACAGTCTGCCAATCTCTCATCCAGCACAGCCAAGCGGTTGTCCGACACTACAGTTGGGCAACCTCCGCCCAGCTCCACCTCCGCCACTATCGACAAGTTCTCAGCGAATTTGCTAAAGGAGTCAGTCATGCCAGAAATGCAATTTAA
- a CDS encoding type II toxin-antitoxin system HigA family antitoxin, which translates to MTATSDLTAAYFPWRTPRLIKSDADYRQALAAVESMMSKDLSDSESELFDLLVNLIEQYEEINYPIDNADPHAMLQFFMEQRGCRQADLVGVIGSSGVVSEVIQGKREISKQQARSLGQLFSVDYTLFL; encoded by the coding sequence ATGACCGCTACTTCTGACCTGACTGCAGCATATTTCCCTTGGCGTACCCCTCGCTTAATCAAGAGCGATGCTGACTATCGGCAAGCATTGGCGGCTGTTGAGAGCATGATGAGCAAAGACTTGTCCGATTCAGAATCTGAACTATTCGATCTATTGGTTAATCTAATCGAACAGTACGAAGAGATTAATTATCCTATTGATAATGCCGATCCTCATGCTATGCTGCAATTTTTTATGGAACAAAGAGGTTGTCGGCAAGCAGATCTAGTTGGCGTTATTGGCTCTAGCGGAGTCGTATCGGAGGTCATTCAGGGAAAGCGCGAGATATCGAAGCAGCAGGCGCGATCGCTCGGTCAACTCTTTTCGGTTGACTACACCCTGTTTCTGTAG
- a CDS encoding MSMEG_0570 family nitrogen starvation response protein, whose protein sequence is MPEMQFKVEWPDSEQEIYYSPSLVIKDYFSLMTDYSVDEFLERSRSALTIASDRVRAKYGFPCGRALGELRRIEGACDRCSDRANGTVRIIQFIE, encoded by the coding sequence ATGCCAGAAATGCAATTTAAAGTGGAATGGCCGGATAGCGAGCAGGAGATCTACTACTCCCCATCGTTGGTGATTAAAGACTATTTCTCATTAATGACCGACTATTCCGTTGATGAGTTTCTAGAACGCTCCCGAAGCGCTTTAACGATCGCTAGCGATCGCGTTCGAGCGAAATATGGATTTCCCTGCGGTCGAGCTCTCGGCGAACTCCGACGGATTGAGGGAGCTTGCGATCGCTGTAGCGATCGCGCCAACGGTACGGTACGAATCATCCAATTTATTGAATGA
- a CDS encoding type II toxin-antitoxin system HigB family toxin: MRVISKSRLRQFIDKHANAKQSLNSWYKAALKARWTDLLDVQSQFPSAEAVGNFTVFNIRGNRYRLIVDIQYTRQIIFIKYVFTHAEYDKNDWKNDRYF, encoded by the coding sequence TTGCGTGTAATCAGCAAATCCAGGCTGCGCCAGTTTATCGACAAGCACGCTAATGCCAAGCAGTCACTCAATAGCTGGTACAAAGCAGCACTTAAAGCGCGATGGACTGATTTGCTTGATGTGCAGTCACAGTTCCCTTCCGCTGAAGCAGTTGGTAACTTTACTGTCTTCAATATCCGAGGAAATAGATATCGCTTGATAGTAGATATTCAATATACGCGACAAATAATCTTCATTAAATATGTTTTTACCCACGCTGAATACGACAAGAATGACTGGAAAAATGACCGCTACTTCTGA